The genomic interval ATTCGGTTCAGCTATCTCTGCCGGCTGGAGTGCGGGCGAGGGCTTCCTTGGTGGTCTGCAGGGCGCGATAAGTGGTGGCTACGGCTTCCTCAGCGACGGAATCACCAGTCTTTTTAGTGGCGCTGGAACGGCTGCGGGGGCCGGCAACGTTGGTTTTGGCTTGGGCCAGTCGCTGGTTTCCGGTGGTGTGGGTTCAAGTGGGGCCGCAGCTGGATCAGGTGCGACCTACGCCGCCGGTGCGGGTGGTGCCACTGCCCTTGACGGAACGCTAGCGGGTATCGGGGGCGCGCTGTATGGCTACGGTCAGTCCGGTCTGAAGGGCGCCGCCACAGGGGCAGCAGGTAGCGTGGGCGGCTATTACCTCGGTTCGGCTATCGGTTCGATTGTGCCAGGCCTTGGCACCTTGATCGGCGGCGTCATTGGCTCGGCCTTGGGCGGCTTCCTGGGAGGATCTCTGTTCGGTGGTAGCTGGCAAACCAAGGACACCGGCCTTGCGTTGGGGGTTACGGGCGGCGAGTTCACTGGGCAGCAGTACGAGTATCAGAAGAAGAAGGGCGGCCTGTTCGGGAAGAACAAGAAGCGCACCCGTTATTCGGACCTCGACCCTGAAGTCGCATCAGCCCTGCAGGCGACCTATGACGCCACGGAGGAGTCGGTGGTCGATCTGCTTGGACGCATCGGTGTCTCCGTTGGGGATGGGGCGTTCGCAGGGCTCAACATCGCCAAGCAGCAGATCTCGACCAAGGGCAAGTCCGAAGCAGAGATCCAGGAGGAGATCGCCAAGCTGTTCAGCGGGTTCGCTGACCAGATGATCACCTTTATCGACCAGGGCGTCGGCGGTTTCGGCTACAGCTTCGCCGAGCTGGGGGAGCGCATCGCAGTTTTCGAGAGCTTCAACAAGTCGCTGGGGCTCATTGACGTAACGATGTTGGGGCTGTCCGCGCAGTCTATGGAGCTGGCCAACGCCATGGTGGCGGCAGCTGGCGGGTTGGAGGCCTACAGCCAAAACCTGAACACGTACTTCGGTGCGTTTTTCAGCGAATCGGAAAGGGCGGACAAGACGCTCGAGGCGGTGCAGCAGCAGTTCAAGGACATGAACGTCGCCTTGCCGGAGACCCGCGAGGGCTACCGGAAGGTCATCGAAGCGCTTGACCTTACCACCGAGACCGGTCAACAGATGTACTTGACCTTGATCGGAGCTGCCGGGGCTGCGGCGGAGGCATACGACATCCTTGAGGCCAGGGCGAACGCGGCGGCGCAGGCGTTCAGCGACAGCCTGGGTAACTACCTCGGCTCGTTCTTCAGTGAGGCAGAGAAAGCCGACACCGCTTTGGAGTTGGTGCGACAACAGTTCAAGGACATGAACGTCACGCTGCCGGAAACCCGGGAGGGTTACCGCAAGGTTGTGGAAGCACTCGACCTCACCACAGAAACCGGTCATCAGATGTATCTGACGTTAATCGGTGCTGCCGGTGCGGCGTCTCAGGCCTATGACATTCTCGAGGCCCAGTCGCAAGCTGCTCGGGACCAGGTGGCAACAGCAGTGAATGCCGCCTTGGGATCGGTTCAGCGGGCGGTCAACGCTCAAAAAGCCGCGATCACCGAGGCATACAACGCTCAGATTGCCTCGCTGAACGATATGTCACAGACGGCACAGCAAAGTGTCAGCGATTTGACCTCTGTTGGTAACAGCCTGAGCGGTGCCCTGAAGTCACTGCGCGGTGATTCTGACGCTGCTGTGCAAATGCTTCGTGCCCAGGCCATGGCAACGTTGGACAACGCCTTGGCTGCGGTGCGGGCCGGCAAATCCCTTTCCAGCATCACCGGGCTTGAGGATGCGCTGAATGTCGTCAGCCAGAACACCACAGATGCATATGCATCCCTTGAGGCATACAGCCGGGACCAGGGCCGCACGGCTAACATCGTCAGCCAGCTGGAATCTGCAAATGGCAAGCAACTGACCGCTGCCGAGAAGTCCGTGCAGAGCTTGCAAACGAGGATCGAGCAGGCCAAGAAGTCCTATGACCTGCAGATTGCGCAGTACGACGCACAGCTTAGCTTGGCGCAAGCGCAGATCGACGCATTGAACGGTGTGGACAATTCGGTCGTGTCGGTAGCCGCTGCTGTCGATAGCCTCAGTCAGGCCGTAATGGCTGCACTGGCGGTGCAAAATGCTGGAGCTGCTCAGCAGAACACCTACGACAACAACGCTGCAATTGTGCGGGCTGTTTATCGCTCGGTGCTCGGCCGAGAGGCAGAAGCAGGGGGGCTTGAAAACTGGACCAAGCTCTTGGCCGGTGGCTCGCTGACATATGACCAGCTCGTCCAGGCCATTGCCACATCAGGCAAGGCCAATGGTGAAACCATCAAAATCCCCGGATTCGCCAGTGGCGGCAGTTTCGGCGGTGGTCTGCGCCTGGTTGGCGAGCGCGGGCCTGAGCTGGAGGTAACCGGGCCGAGCCGGATTTACAGTGCCAATCAGACCGCAGCCATGCTCGCCGGTGGTTCGGGTGATGTCACCGCTGCTGAGGTGCGTGAGCTGCGGGTTGAACTCAGATCGGCCCTGTTCGCCATTGCGAAGAACACCCTGAAAGCGGCGAAGAACACTGATCTTCTGCCGCAGAAACTAGAACAGGAGCTGCATCCGTGAGGATCATTGAACCCGTCGAGATCGCCCCGGGCATGGCTGTGATGGAGGCGTTTCTGGTCGAGCCCAACGCTGAGCCCTTGGTGGTTCAGGTCGGGCAGGCTTTTCAGGTGGCATCGCTGCTGACCAACGTTCCTGAAGCGGATTACGACGTTTGGGTTTCGAGCAAGGATTACGCGATCGGCGATCGGGTAATGCTCGAGCATCGGACCTACGAAGCACTCGTAGCCAACAACAATAAGGCCCCTTCTGGGACGGCAACGGACCCGCCAACCTGGTTGGATCTTGGGCCGACAAACCGATGGCGGATGTTCGATGACAAGATTGGGACGGTCACCACCAACCCTGAAAGCATCTCACTGACCATCGCTCCGGGGCGGGCGGTCGATTCTCTGGCCTTCTTTGGGCTTGACGCGGCCTCGATATACGTCCGGGTTGTCGACCCCTACCAAGGCATTGTCTACGAATCGAGCGTTTCGCCGGTCTCCACGGACGGCATAAACGACTGGTATGAGTACTTCTTTGCCCCGGTCGAGGTGAACGAGGATTTCGTGCTGCTGGATGTGCCGGTCGGCAGTTACGGCTCCATCGAGATCAAAGTGGCCAAGCCTGCCGGGATAGCCAAGGTCGGGGCCCTCATCTTGGGCAAAGCCGCTGTTCTTGGCGAGGCTCTTTATGGGACGTCGGTGGGCATCACTGACTACAGCCGCAAGGATCGGGATGACTTTGGCAACACCGTCATCGTTGAGCGCGATTACTCCAAGCGTGCTGATTTCGACGTGATGGTCCCGACCAGCATGGTTTCGCAGGTGCAGCGCTTGCTCAGCAAGCACCGGGCTAGGCCGCTGGTTTGGATCGGCGAAGCCAGTTTTCAATCCACCATCCTGTACGGCTACTACAAGGAATTCAACCTGGTGATCAGCGGGCCGACGGCGTCGGACTGCTCCATTTCTGTCGAAGGACTCATCTGATGGCTACACCTACGATCACGCCGTTGCCGGAGGCGCCCAGCCGGCAGAACTCTGCCGGCACCTTTGCCACACAGGCGGACAATTTCATGGCGGCCCTGCCTCAGTTCGGTGACGAAATGAACCGGGCTATCGACTATGTCGGGGATCAGGCAGGGGCTGCGGCTGAAAGTGCTCAGAGGGCAACGACCAACGGTGCGGCTCAGGTTGAGCTGGCGGCTCAGAAATCAACCTCAGCGTCGCAGAGTGCTCAGGCGGCGGCCCAGCAGGCCTCTACGTCGAAAACCCATGCAGACAACAGCAAGGCCTATCGTGATACCGCTCAGGCCGCCGCAGCGGCTGCCCAGTCTGCGGCTGGTTTACCCGCGCTCGCGGGCAAGGGCGGGCTCCCCCTGGTAGTTAAGCAGGACGAGTCTGGAGTGGATTACTCCGGGAGCCTGAGGCGGTACGATCTGGACCTGGCTGCGACCAACTCGACGTTGAATCTCGAGGCCAGTCAGGTGTTCAGGGTGGACGCAGCCGTCCCTCGAACCTTGGCCTTCACTGGTACGCCTGCGGCCACTCGGGCGATGACTGTGGTGATACACATCACCGGCAAATCCAACATTACCTGGCCGGCAGGCATTCAATGGAACAACAACCAGATTCCAGTACTGGGGAATGCCTGGACCACTGTGATTCTGATCTGGGTCGGCGAAGGCTGGGTCGGATCGGTGGGGGCGCGCGCATGATCGAAGCTGCATTGATGGGGGGAGCACTGCCAGGCCCCTGGTCAAATTGGGAGTTCGTCGGCTCGGCCAGCTTACTGGCCAGCGGTCTGCTCCCCGTGGCGGCCGCCATGCCCGAAGGAGTCGAGGTGGGTGATCTGGTTGTGGCCCTGATGTCGCCGCTGAGCGAGGGGGTTGGAACGAGGATGTCCGCTCCAGGTTGGCAGCATCTGTCTTCAGGCGGGCAGGATTATGTGTGCGCAGCCCGTTACACCCCGGATCTCGCGTCGCCCGTGTACGTGCGATCGGCTTCCAACTCGATCTTCATCACTGTGCTGGCATTTCGTGCTCAAGGCTGGTCAACGATCAAGCTTGAGGCTCATGTATCGCCTGCAGCGCCTTTGAGCGTGACGACCAGCATGCAGAACGAACTTCTGTTGTGCATCGGCGTGACGCCGAAGACGACCCGTGGCTGGGAAGTCCATATGAATGGAGCAGAGCCTGTAGAGCGGGTTCGACGAAGCAACGCTCCTGCGATGCAGGTGTACTCCGCCAATATCGACTTCCCCCATCTGGTGTCGGGCATTTCAGTCGACGCCCTATCAGGGGACGAGCGAAACCTGATTCTCACAGTGTCCTGACAAGACAATTCATCCAGAACCGCCAGAAGGCGGTTTTTTTGTGCCCGGAGAAATCCCATGCCTTTCAATAGTGCCCATACAGGGGCTGAGATCGACGCAGCAGTACAGATGATGGGGCAAATCCAAGAGGCCCGAGACTCCACCAAAGACGACCTGGTAGAGGTGAGGTCCCTGGCTGCTCAGGTGGATGCCAACGCCGCCCAGGTTGGAACTCAATCGGCATCCGTGGCTGCCAAATCGGAGCTGGTCGCTGTTAGCGCTCTGGCGGTTGAGCAAGCGCGTGAGCAAGTCGCCGCCGATAGCGCAGTTGCTGAAGGCGCCAAGGATTCCGCTGCTGCCTCTGCGGAGTTTGCTGAGGCCAGTCGGGTGTCGGCCAATGCAAGTCAGCAAGCGGCCTCTCAAAGCCAGATCGCTGCCGGTATCTCGGAGCAGGTCACCGCCGAGCATGCCGAGACTGTCAGCGTTCTGGCCCAACAGGTGGCAGATAAAACGTCTTTGGCAAGTACCAGTGCAGAAGCAGCTGCGAGTAGCGCCCAGCTCGCGGTCGAAGTCGTTGATGGGTTTGGCAACCGATACTTTGCGACCTACGCCCTCATGGTAGCAGTGAAGCCGAAGCATGATGGCACGCTCGCCTGGGTGCAAAATGATCCCACCAAAGCGCTGAATGGCTTCTATCGGTGGTTTGCGGCAGAGCAGGCCTGGGTCAAGCCATCTCGGCAGATGGCTCTGGATACCGATATCGACATGCTGCGTATGTTGGTCAGCCGAAAGAATCGCCCGCGCGGCAAGATCAGCGGCGATGCCCCGCTGATCTTCGGAGCGGGGGAGGCTCAGGTGTTATTCGGAGTACACCAGAAACTACCGCGTGGCCCTTCAGAGAGCCAAGGTACGGTGCCGATGCTTGGGAAAACGCCCATTGTTCCTATGCTCTCGCTGGTGCGGCCAAGAAGCCGAAACTACGACTCTGACGTGGTGCTGGTTTCTGGCAACTCGGTGATGCTGGAGTCGCGTGCATCGGTCACCCCGGAAGCTCCCGTCATAACCTATGACGCCAAGCTGATCGATGAGCAGGGTCAGAAGCCTGCACCTAAGCGATACGCTGCTATCAGTGCCGGCCAGGTATGGTCCTATGGCCCGGACGGTGCCAAGCAGGTCACACAGGATGGCGAGTGGTTCGCTGCGCAGTGCGTCGACTTCGACGTTATCAGGGCGCTCAAGCTGACCAGCGGCGGGCTGGTGCCCTATACCATCACTCAAGATGGTCGAATCTTCCGCGATGGCAAGGTGCTGATCCACAAGCTGTCCACCGGCCAGAGTCTTGCCCTTGGCTCTCGTGGGATTTTTCCCGACCCTAACGGCGAGTATGTCATCAACGGCATACGCGGAAACTTGTTCTCTCCCCTGGCGCCGCCGGGCTACGCCGACAAGCTGTGGACGCTCAGCGGCGGTCCTCGTCCAGCCGCATGGGAAGGGACTACGGCATTTGAGCCGGTACGCGAGTACGTGGCTGGGGTTACCGCAGAAACACCCGCAACCTCCTACATGCTGGCAATGCGAAAATGGCACGAACGGATGACATCGGTGGCCCCGCAGATGCTGTACAGCGTGTCAGCGCTGGGCGGTACCCCATACGCCGGGGTGAAGAAGGGCACCAAGACCTACACCGATGCGATGTCGCAAATTACGACCGCCAAAGCCATCGCTACTGCGATGGGCCTTGACTATGTGGTGCCGAGCATCTCGATCGTGCACGGAGAAAGCCAGCGCGACACCACCCAGGCTGAGTACGTGGCGATGCTGGGCGAGTGGATCAGCGACTACCGCGCAGACATCGTCGCGATCACGGCGCAGGCGGTGCCTCCGGTTGCGTTTATCTCGCAGATGCTGACCGGTGAAACCGGAACTATCCCTGCGATTCCATTAGCGCAACTGCAGGCCCATAACGAAAACCCATACGTTGTGATGGTCGGGCCGAAGTATGCCTACCCCTACTTCGACACCTACCACATGCAAGGACCCGGTTACATGAAGATGGGTGAGTTGGAAGCCCGCGCCGAGCGACTGACCCAGATCAGCGGCAAGTGGCAGCCACTCAAGGTCATTTCGGCAGCCGTGTCGGGGGCAACGATCACGCTGCAGCTGAACAATCTCCCCAACGGCAATGCGGGCACGTCCGGCCCCATTGGGAATCTGGCGATCGACACGACCATCGTTAGTGACCCTGGCAACTACGGGTTCCAGCTGTCGGCCGGCACCATCGCCGCCGTGGCTCTTGGTCGTGACGGCGTTTCAATCGTGATCACCGCGACTGCAGCCATTGCCGCCGGCGCCGTCCTGACTTACGCCCTGCAGCCAACGCTGGGGTCGCCGCAAACCGGCAACGGGCGACGTGGCTGCATCCGTGACAACGATCATCGCGACTTCTCGCGCTATGACATGAAGCCGCTCTACAACTGGCTTTGCGCTTTCTCGACCGCTTTGGAGATTTGAAAATATGGCTCGTTCGATTCTGATTTTCCCCGGCTCCGCCTCGGTTCCAGGCATGCCAAAACTCGACGTGTCTGAGGCCGAAATTGCCGTTTCCAATATTCAGGGGCTCAAGCACTGGCCGGGTCTGTTCGACTGGGACGTTTCCAAGGGTGTAGTGCGTGACCGAGTGACAGATGCAACCATTCCAAGCTACGGGGTATCGCAGCCTGGGGCGCACTTCGTCAACATGGTCAACGGTAAGAAGGGCTACAAAATCACAGCCCTGGCTCAGGCCCTGAACATGCCAGGGTTTGATACTGACGGCTCATTTACTGTTGGCGGCGTATTCGATCTGCACGCCTCATTCGGCAGCATCAGCGAGGCGGCTGCAAACACCTCGGTACCTGCGCCATGGGGCCTTTACTCCAATTCCAGCGGTACCGGGCTCGTCTCTGTGTACTTCGGCACCATTGCCGTAGCAGAAACTGTTTCTGCAACCTGGCCAACACGGCTTGCCGCCGACAGGCTCACTGTTATCGTCATCGTCTTTGATCGGGTCGCAGGCAAAATCAGCATCCGCTACAACGGCACCGAGGTTTGGTCGTATACCAACAACCTGGTCAAGACCATCAAGCTGCTGAAGGAGCTGACCATGGGCGCGGTGCGAGTGGCTGGTACCGGGCGCGACGTAGTTCCGCGTGCGTTCACAACCAACGCATTCGCGGCGTTCGAGTACAAGGCCTTGGAGGGTGGAGACCTCACGGCGTTTGAAAACATGCTCTTCGAGGCTGCGGCAGCAGCGTGATCATTCCTGTAGACAGCCCGCCCAGTGCGGGCTTTTTTGTGCCTGGAGAAGACTAAATGCCAATTACAGAGCGGCAACTGCTGCAGATCCTCCCGAACGCCGGCCGCAAAGCCGGCGTTTTTGTTCCTGCCCTCAACGCAACCATGGGCAAGTACGCCATCGTCACGCGCCTGCGCATGGCTGCGTTCCTTGCCCAGATCGGGCACGAGTCGGGCCAGCTGCAGTACGTGCGCGAGCTTGGAAATGACAAGTACCTGTCGAAGTACGACATCGGCCGGTTGGCTGAGCGATTGGGCAATACGCCTGTTGCTGATGGAGATGGCCAGCTTTATCGAGGACGCGGCCTCATCCAGGTAACGGGGCGGTCCAATTACGAAGCCTGCAGCGAAGCGCTGTTCGGAGACAGCCGGCTCCTCAACACTCCTGAGCTGCTCGAGCATCCGGTCTACGCATCGATGTCGGCGGGCTGGTTCTGGCAGAAGGAGGGCCTCAACAGCTTGGCCGACAAGGGCGACATCTTGACCATCACCAAGCGCATCAACGGTGGTACCAATGGCCTGGATGATCGCAAGGCCATCTACAAGCGGGCACTTGAGGTGTTGCAGTGATGACGCTGGATTGGCGTCTGGCATGTCTGGCGTTGCTGCTGGGCTTCGCCTTGGGAAGTCGCGGTACCTGGTTGTGGCAGGCCAACGCCTACGGGGGCCAGCTGGCAACCCAAGCTGCGGACTATGGTCGGCAGTTGGCGGAAAAAGATCGTGCCTATGGCCGCGAACGTGAGGCTGCTGCAGATGCGGCGCTTGAGCAACTGGTGGCCGAACGTAATCGGCGTAGCGACCTGGAAAGCCGCCTGCAGGAGCAGGGGCAGACCTATTGGAAGGAAATGAAAAATGCCAAAAGCACTCAGGATCGCCTGCGTGACCAGCTTGCTACTGCTGACCTGCGCTTGTCAGTCCTTCTCGACGCCAGCTCCCTTGCCGCCCAGGGTTGTGACGGTGGGCTGCGAGAAACCACCGGCACCGGAGGTGTGGTTCATGGAGCCGTACACGCCAAACTTGACGGAGCGCATGCTCGGAGAATTATCAGCATCACCGACTACGGCGATAGAGGACTAATCGCGTTGCAGGCTTGTCAGGCCTACGTGCGTGAAGTTATCAGGTGAGACTCAATGAGCTGGGAGCGTGCAGCGGCGCTCAGCTTGATCGGCATAGCCTGCCAGCACTCCCATAAACGCTAGGACTTTTTGCTAAAGCGATTGAAATCTATATGCTCAAGATGCGGATGAGTGAGTCAATATTGAAGTCGTGATGGCTTTATGATAGCGTTTGTATTTGGGACAAGGAGGGGTCAAATGTATATAAAATCTATAAGTTACGAAGAGTTAAAGTTTAAGCCCGCTAGTTGGGAGGTTGAAAAGATTGAGTTTGGTCAGATTAATTTAATAGTTGGAAAGAACTCTAGCGGAAAATCGCGGGTTATAAGTATAATCCACGCCTTGGCGTCTCAGCTTGCAGGTCGTGTTGGTATATTTTCAGCCGGTCATTGGCAGGCTAGATTTGTCAGGGAGGTTGGGGCGTCCAAGGAAAAACAGGATTATCATCTGCATATAGAGGATGGCGTAATTCAAAATGAGTTTTTCCGAATAAAATCTGAAACTATTTTAAAGCGAGATGAATCGGGGAACGGCTTTATAGTCAAAAAAAATGGCGCCAAAGTAAATTACAAGGTTGATCAAAATCAACTAATGGCGGTGGTGAGGAGTGACCCTATTCAGCATCCACAATTTGGAGCTTTGCAGGGTTGGGCTAAAGGGGTATGTATTTACAGGTTTGGATCGGAGTTTGGTAAGACGAATTTTACAGGTGGGCCGACGGTACCTGATGATCCAACGATGAAGCTTGAATGTAGCGTCATGTCAGACAACGTTTCTGGCGTATACCTGAATACCGCCGGGAAATTTAAAGAAGAATTCAAGAAACTTGTCATTGATGGCATGGGCGATATCGGTTACCAGATTGATGATATTCAGTTGTCGCCAATTTCTGAGTTCAACTTCAACGGTATGGTACCTCTGGCAATCGCGGTAAAGGAAACTGGTGTACGATGCTTCGTCAACCAGGCCGGCCTGTCTCAAGGGATGTATCGGGCGCTCGCTTTGCTAATTCAGTTTTATGCCAATATACTTTGGACTAGACATGCGTGTGCTGGCAGGGATGTGCAGTTAGGAGACTCTCCTTTAATATTAATTGATGACATTGGAGAGGGGCTTGATCACGAGCGAGCACGAAAGCTCATCGGGTTGCTTGTGGAAGAGTCTAAGAAATATAAAATTCAGATCATTATGTCATCTAATGATAGGTATGTAATGAATTACGTGCCGCTAGAGCACTGGACTGTTCTGTCGCGAAAAGGAGCATTGGTTTCTTCGATTAACTATGAAAACTCAAAGGATATCTTCGATGAGTTCTCATACTCGGGGTTAAGCAATTTCGATTTCTTCTCGGGTGATCATTACGTCAAGGAAGATTCTTGATGAGGAAGATTGCAATTTTTGTCGAAGGACAAACGGAACTTCATTTTGTTAGTCGTTTGATAACGGAAGTGGCAGGTTATGGTAACGTTGCCATAGAATTATGGTTGCACCGAGGTGGGGCTTACAGCAAATTGCGAGAAGAAGGCGCCTCACCTGAAGTCGCAGATGTCTTTGTTATGCTGGTTAACTGCTGCGGAGATGGAGTTAAAACCTCTATTCTTGAGCGTAAGTCGCTGTTGTTTGCGAAAGGTTTCGAAGCAATTCTAGGTTTGCAAGATTTATACCCTAAGCCTATTGAGGATTTGGATAGGTTTCAAGCTGGCTTGGATAAAGGTTTGGCTGACTTAGGGGAGAATATCAAGATATTCTTGGCTGTGGGAGAGGTAGAGGCTTGGTTTTTGAATGAGTTCACGCATTTCGAAAAGCTTGACTCTAAGTTGAGTGTTTCTTACATAAGTAAGGAGTCGGGATTCAATCCTGAAGAGGAAAGTGCCGAGACTGAAGTTAGGCATCCGGCTGGCAAGTTGAAGGAAATATATGCTCTCGCCGATATTCGTTATCGAAAGAGGGAAGGGGATACGCACCGGTTGGTTTCATATATAAACTATGAAAATATGTATCTTTCCGTTCGGGGTATTTCAAAGTCACTGGATTGCTTTTTAAGCGGTCTAGAAACTGTTTTGTTTCCTTCCTCAGCAGAGTGAGTTCTGATCCAACAGTCCGAGGATGTCAGGTATGGTTGAGCTTACTCATCCATGCGCATCCTCGGTAGGAGATTTTTAGGGTAAATTTAGGGCAAACCCTGGGGCGCGGTAGGCCTATGCAGGCATCCGTCAACTCAGTAGAAGCCGTTGATGCTAGCCTCCTGGATGCCTATTGAGATTCTCGGGGGGCAAATCCCTATCCCAAGTGTAAGTAGGCTTAGTGCAGTTCGCGGCTCGGCCTCAGTGGGCGGATCTGGCTCTGTTCTTGGGGCAAGAATGGGGCAAACCGCACGCCATTTAATACCAATCTATGCCAATGCAAATGCCCGCGCTCGAAGGCGAAAAGGCGCCCGATCCCCAGTAATTAAGGGGTTGGGCGCCTTTTCCTGTTCCTACTGCAGCACGATCGGGGTATGTATGAGCATGACCTGTCCTAGGTCCTATCAGCTAAAAATCTCACCCCATCGAATGTAGAAAAGAAGGTAAGGATCCCGGATGTCTAGTACGTCGTTTTCACCGTCCCATTCAATAATGTTCTCCCCGGCGGAGTCATTAGCGATCTTCGCCATGTGACTGCATGCACCCGTTATGCTCGATCCACTTGGAGTTTGAGACACGCATAGAGACCTGACCCGTAGCACAAGATCATCATAACGTAGGGTCAGCTGAGGAGGGTCGATGGCAAGGCATTTGATAAGCAATGAGTAAACGTCGCCGTGGCTACCATCCTTCAGTGCGTGACTGATACGGTCAGATCCACGTACCCGTGGTCCCTCCATCATCTTATCAACGACAGAGCTATAATCGGTTGAGAGGACAGTGCTT from Pseudomonas fortuita carries:
- a CDS encoding glycoside hydrolase family 19 protein yields the protein MPITERQLLQILPNAGRKAGVFVPALNATMGKYAIVTRLRMAAFLAQIGHESGQLQYVRELGNDKYLSKYDIGRLAERLGNTPVADGDGQLYRGRGLIQVTGRSNYEACSEALFGDSRLLNTPELLEHPVYASMSAGWFWQKEGLNSLADKGDILTITKRINGGTNGLDDRKAIYKRALEVLQ
- a CDS encoding lysis system i-spanin subunit Rz; amino-acid sequence: MTLDWRLACLALLLGFALGSRGTWLWQANAYGGQLATQAADYGRQLAEKDRAYGREREAAADAALEQLVAERNRRSDLESRLQEQGQTYWKEMKNAKSTQDRLRDQLATADLRLSVLLDASSLAAQGCDGGLRETTGTGGVVHGAVHAKLDGAHARRIISITDYGDRGLIALQACQAYVREVIR
- a CDS encoding AAA family ATPase, with translation MYIKSISYEELKFKPASWEVEKIEFGQINLIVGKNSSGKSRVISIIHALASQLAGRVGIFSAGHWQARFVREVGASKEKQDYHLHIEDGVIQNEFFRIKSETILKRDESGNGFIVKKNGAKVNYKVDQNQLMAVVRSDPIQHPQFGALQGWAKGVCIYRFGSEFGKTNFTGGPTVPDDPTMKLECSVMSDNVSGVYLNTAGKFKEEFKKLVIDGMGDIGYQIDDIQLSPISEFNFNGMVPLAIAVKETGVRCFVNQAGLSQGMYRALALLIQFYANILWTRHACAGRDVQLGDSPLILIDDIGEGLDHERARKLIGLLVEESKKYKIQIIMSSNDRYVMNYVPLEHWTVLSRKGALVSSINYENSKDIFDEFSYSGLSNFDFFSGDHYVKEDS